Proteins encoded together in one Ogataea parapolymorpha DL-1 chromosome III, whole genome shotgun sequence window:
- a CDS encoding Repressible alkaline phosphatase has protein sequence MQRNHDRLKPAPLADPLLDGERGGLPYAARRSPKSSKVRVALICLLCYSFFVSLINLGRGLKDEGNAVETFANGKKNIIMMVTDGTGPASINMARYFRQYRDSLDIDDVLTLDRYFIGSSRTRSASSLITDSAAGATAFSCALKSYNGAIGVDGNKQPCGTILEALKLKGYKTGLVVTTGITDATPASFNAHADYRFMQSLIANQQLGLDTTLGPVTDLMIGGGSCFYLPKSHPQGCRDDETNLLEKAKEMNFTVATNKQEFDQLQLGNNASLPLLALVAYYNIPYDLDREETEYPSLEEEVKTALKLLTDATKDSDEGFFLLIEGSRIDHAGHSNDPAAQVREVLAYDKAFKAVIDYIDSAETETFMVSTSDHETGGLAVGRQVGPGYPEYLWKPEVLLNATKSGEYLRKKFQNFRELNSEKHKLEQFIKTEILENDLGIADYTDKEVSRLLEHQEKIHDLLVEMVSVRAEVGWSTHGHTAVDVNIYAHSNTERGRDLLRQHLAGNVENTDIGKFWEQVTNSDLAHVTHLLRGTKHVPTAADEQESVHIYEKEHGFIDHRAEAPEQPL, from the coding sequence atgcAACGGAACCACGATCGTTTGAAACCGGCCCCGTTGGCCGATCCTCTGCTTGACGGCGAGCGCGGTGGGCTGCCGTACGCGGCCAGACGGTCGCCCAAGAGCAGCAAGGTCCGCGTGGCCCTTATCTGTTTGCTGTGTTATTCCTTCTTTGTTTCACTTATCAACTTGGGGCGGGGCCTTAAGGACGAGGGCAACGCCGTTGAGACTTTTGCAAACGGCAAGAAAAACATCATCATGATGGTCACGGATGGTACAGGCCCTGCATCTATCAATATGGCCCGCTACTTTAGACAGTATAGAGACAGTCTAGACATTGACGATGTGCTGACTCTTGACAGGTACTTCATTGGATCCAGTCGCACCAGGAGCGCGTCTTCGCTGATCACCGACTCTGCGGCCGGCGCGACTGCGTTTTCATGTGCTCTCAAGAGCTACAACGGTGCTATTGGAGTGGATGGCAACAAGCAGCCGTGCGGTACAATTTTAGAGGCTCTGAAATTGAAAGGCTACAAAACGGGTCTCGTGGTGACGACAGGCATCACAGACGCCACTCCAGCCTCTTTCAATGCCCATGCTGACTACAGGTTCATGCAGTCGCTGATTGCGAACCAGCAGTTGGGATTAGACACCACGCTCGGTCCGGTCACGGATCTGATGATTGGAGGAGGAAGCTGTTTCTATTTGCCAAAGTCGCATCCACAGGGCTGccgcgacgacgagacaAATTTGTTGGAAAAGGCCAAAGAGATGAATTTCACGGTGGCCACGAACAAGCAGGAGTTCGACCAGTTGCAGCTGGGCAACAACGCCTCCTTGCCTCTTCTGGCGCTAGTTGCATACTACAATATACCCTATGATCTCGACAGGGAGGAAACAGAGTACCCAagtctggaggaggaggtcAAGACTGCTCTGAAGCTGCTAACTGACGCCACCAAAGACTCGGACGAGGGCTTTTTCCTGCTGATTGAGGGGTCCAGAATTGATCACGCTGGCCACTCGAACGACCCGGCAGCACAGGTCCGTGAGGTGCTGGCGTACGACAAGGCGTTCAAAGCCGTTATCGACTACATCGACTcggcagaaacagagactTTCATGGTCTCCACGTCCGACCACGAGACCGGCGGACTTGCTGTGGGGCGCCAGGTTGGCCCTGGATACCCTGAATATTTATGGAAGCCAGAGGTACTGCTGAATGCCACCAAGTCGGGCGAATATCTCCGCAAGAAGTTCCAGAACTTTAGGGAGCTCAACTCGGAAAAACACAAGCTAGAACAATTCATCAAGACAGAAATCCTGGAGAACGACCTTGGAATTGCAGACTACACCGACAAAGAGGTGTCccggctgctggagcacCAGGAGAAAATACACGATCTGCTCGTGGAGATGGTGTCTGTGAGGGCCGAGGTGGGCTGGTCTACCCATGGTCACACTGCTGTGGACGTGAATATTTATGCGCACAGCAACACGGAGCGCGGACGGGATCTGTTGCGGCAGCATCTTGCCGGAAACGTGGAGAACACCGATATCGGCAAATTTTGGGAGCAGGTGACCAACTCTGACCTGGCGCACGTTACGCATTTGCTGCGGGGAACCAAGCACGTTCCGACGGCAGCAGACGAGCAGGAGAGCGTGCACATCTACGAAAAGGAACACGGATTTATTGACCACCGGGCAGAGGCACCAGAACAGCCATTATAG
- a CDS encoding 60S ribosomal protein L10: MARRPARCYRYCKNKPFPKSRYNRGVPDAKIRIFDLGRKKASVDDFPLCVHLVSNELEQLSSEALEAARICANKYITKMSGRDSFHMRVRVHPHHVLRINKMLSCAGADRLQQGMRGAWGKPHGLAARVDIGQVLLSVRTKDSNKDVVVEGLRRARYKFPGQQKIIISKKWGFTPLNREEYAAKRQNNEVKDDGAYVKFLSTKGSLEENMRQFPEYFLA, translated from the coding sequence ATGGCTAGAAGACCAGCTAGATGTTACAGATACTGTAAGAACAAGCCTTTCCCAAAGTCGAGATACAACAGAGGTGTCCCAGACGCTAAGATCAGAATCTTCGACCTTGGTAGAAAGAAGGCTAGCGTTGACGACTTCCCACTGTGTGTCCACCTTGTCTCCAACGAGTTGGAACAGCTCTCGTCTGAGGCCCTGGAAGCTGCCAGAATTTGCGCCAACAAATACATCACCAAGATGTCCGGAAGAGACTCTTTCCACATGAGAGTGAGAGTCCACCCTCACCACGTTTTGAGAATCAACAAGATGTTGTCGTGTGCCGGTGCCGATAGACTGCAACAAGGTATGAGAGGTGCCTGGGGTAAGCCACACGGACTGGCTGCCCGTGTCGATATCGGACAAGTTTTGCTTTCTGTCAGAACCAAGGACTCCAACAAGGACGTTGTTGTTGAAGGTTTGAGAAGAGCCAGATACAAGTTCCCAGGTCAGCAAAAGATCATCATCTCTAAGAAGTGGGGTTTCACTCCATTGAACAGAGAGGAGTACGCTGCTAAGAGACAAAACAACGAGGTCAAGGATGACGGTGCTTACGTCAAATTCCTTTCCACCAAGGGctctttggaggagaacATGAGACAATTCCCAGAGTACTTCCTTGCTTAA